The Glycine soja cultivar W05 chromosome 6, ASM419377v2, whole genome shotgun sequence genome has a window encoding:
- the LOC114414739 gene encoding kinesin-like protein KIN-4A isoform X2 has protein sequence MEAGEDCCVKVAVHVRPLIADEKLQGCKDCVTIVSGKPQVQIGAHSFTFDHVYGSTGSPSSSMFEECVAPLIDGLFQGYNATVLAYGQTGSGKTYTMGTGFKDGCQTGIVPQVMNVLFSKIGTLKHQIDFQLHVSFIEILKEEVRDLLDTSSMSKPETANGHAGKMTSPGKPPIQIRETSNGVITLAGSTEVSVATLKEMAACLEQGSLSRATGSTNMNNQSSRSHAIFTITLEQMRKLNIPGDSCSNDTMNEEYLCAKLHLVDLAGSERAKRTGSDGLRFKEGVHINKGLLALGNVISALGDEKKRKEGVHVPYRDSKLTRLLQDSLGGNSRTVMIACISPADINAEETLNTLKYANRARNIQNKPVINRDPMSNEMLKMRQQLEYLQAELCARAGASSEEVQVLKERITWLEAANEDLCRELHEYRSRCPIVEQSEREAYDGSTYIVKTDAVKRSLPITEAEYPMSETVGDSREMEEVAKEWEHTLLQNSMDRELHELNKRLQQKESEMKLFGISDAEVLKQHFGRKIMELEDEKRVVQRERDCLLAEVENLAANTDGQTQKLEDIHAQKLKTLEAQILDLKKKQESQVQLLKQKQKSDEAAKRLQDEIQCIKAQKVQLQQRIKQEAEQFRQWKASREKELLQLKKEGRRNEYERHKLQALNHRQKLVLQRKTEEAAMATKRLKELLEARKTSSRETLVTMNGSGANGQGNEKSLQRWLDHELEVMVKEHEVRFEYEKQSQVRAALAEELAMLKQVNEFAAKGLSPPRKNGFARASSMSPNARMAKIASLENMLSISSNSLVAMASQLSEAEERERAFSNRGRWNQLRSMGEAKNLLQYMFNSVADARCQLWENDMEIREMKDQVKELVGLLRQSEMKRKEVEKELKVREQAVGTTLATPPSGDSPNPSKQYVEDMKGPLSPVSKQLKYTPGVANGLVRESAAFVDQGRRDKLLESYGGGKEVIISGYYNSSGSGRNHGDFQNG, from the exons ATGGAAGCAGGGGAAGATTGCTGCGTCAAGGTCGCAGTTCATGTACGGCCACTCATCGCCGACGAGAAGCTTCAAGGATGCAAAGACTGCGTCACCATCGTTTCAGGGAAGCCGCAG GTACAAATTGGTGCCCACTCCTTTACATTTGATCATGTCTATGGAAGCACCGGTTCTCCCTCAAGTTCCATGTTTGAAGAATGCGTTGCTCCCCTTATTGATGGTTTGTTTCAAGGATATAATGCTACTGTTCTCGCATATGGTCAG ACAGGTTCTGGGAAAACGTACACCATGGGAACTGGCTTTAAAGATGGTTGTCAAACAGGAATAGTACCCCAAGTTATGAATGTTTTGTTTAGCAAAATTGGGACCCTAAAGCACCAGATTGATTTTCAGTTGCATGTTTCCTTTATTGAG attctaaaagaagaagtaagagaCTTGCTGGATACCTCCTCCATGAGTAAACCAGAAACTGCAAACGGACATGCAGGAAAAATGACCTCTCCTGGGAAGCCACCAATACAAATTCGTGAGACATCAAATGGTGTCATCACCCTTGCAGGATCTACTGAAGTTAGTGTAGCAACACTAAAAGAAATGGCTGCTTGCTTGGAGCAGGGATCATTGAGCAGAGCAACTGGGAGCACAAATATGAACAACCAATCTAG TCGATCTCACGCCATCTTTACCATCACACTAGAGCAAATGCGCAAGCTCAATATTCCTGGTGACAGCTGTTCAAATGATACCATGAATGAAGAGTATCTTTGTGCCAAGTTGCACTTAGTAGATCTTGCTGGATCAGAACGAGCTAAAAGAACAGGTTCAGATGGTCTGCGTTTTAAGGAAG GAGTTCACATTAACAAAGGCCTCCTAGCACTTGGTAATGTTATTAGTGCACTTGGTGACGAAAAGAAGCGAAAGGAAGGTGTTCATGTTCCATATAGGGATAGTAAACTTACAAGGCTTTTGCAG GATTCACTAGGAGGTAACAGCAGAACTGTCATGATAG CCTGCATAAGTCCTGCTGATATTAATGCTGAGGAAACCCTTAACACTTTGAAGTATGCAAATCGTGCACGCAACATCCAAAATAAGCCTGTT ATCAATAGAGACCCCATGTCCAATGAGATGCTAAAAATGCGACAACAACTAGAGTATTTGCAGGCAGAACTTTGTGCTCGTGCTGGCGCCTCTTCTGAGGAAGTTCAG GTCCTTAAGGAAAGAATTACTTGGCTTGAAGCTGCTAATGAAGATCTTTGCCGTGAACTTCATGAATACCGTAGTAGATGCCCTATTGTAGAACAAAGTGAAAGGGAAGCTTAT GATGGTAGCACATACATTGTGAAGACTGATGCAGTTAAGAGGAGCTTACCTATCACAGAAGCTGAATATCCAATGAGTGAAACTGTGG GTGATTCTAGGGAAATGGAAGAAGTAGCAAAAGAGTGGGAGCACACACTTCTCCAGAATAGTATGGATAGAGAGTTACATGAATTGAATAAACGCTTGCAGCAGAAAGAG TCTGAGATGAAGCTTTTTGGAATATCTGATGCTGAAGTACTCAAGCAGCACTTTGGAAGAAAGATAATGGAATTAGAGGATGAGAAGAGAGTAGTGCAG agagagagagattgtcTTTTGGCTGAAGTTGAAAATCTTGCTGCCAATACTGATGGACAAACACAGAAATTAGAGGATATCCATGCCCAAAAATTGAAAACACTTGAAGCACAG ATTCTGGAtctgaagaagaagcaagagagTCAGGTCCAACTTCTGAAGCAAAAGCAAAAAAGTGATGAAGCAGCAAAGAGACTGCAAGATGAAATACAGTGTATAAAAGCCCAAAAG GTTCAACTGCAGCAAAGGATAAAACAAGAAGCCGAACAGTTTCGGCAGTGGAAAGCGTCTAGAGAGAAAGAGCTGTTGCAA TTAAAGAAGGAGGGAAGAAGAAATGAGTATGAAAGACACAAGCTGCAGGCTTTGAATCATCGGCAGAAATTG GTTCTTCAGAGAAAAACTGAAGAAGCTGCAATGGCCACCAAGAGGTTAAAGGAGTTGCTAGAAGCACGTAAAACTTCCAGCCGAGAAACTTTAG ttACAATGAATGGAAGTGGAGCAAATGGTCAG GGCAATGAGAAGTCTTTACAGCGGTGGCTTGATCATGAACTAGAAGTCATGGTAAAAGAGCATGAAGTCCGTTTTGAGTATGAGAAACAGAGCCAAGT GCGAGCTGCCCTTGCAGAGGAATTAGCCATGCTGAAGCAAGTAAATGAGTTTGCTGCAAAGGGTCTCAGTCCTCCAAGAAAGAATGGATTTGCcag GGCATCCTCCATGTCACCAAATgcaagaatggccaaaatagcTTCACTTGAAAACATGCTGAGCATATCATCTAATTCACTTGTGGCAATGGCTTCTCAACTTTCCGAGGCAGAAGAAAGAGAACGAGCCTTCTCAAATCGTGGACGCTGGAATCAGCTGCGCTCTATGGGAGAAGCCAAGAATTTGCTTCAATATATGTTTAATTCTGTTGCAGATGCTAG GTGCCAACTCTGGGAGAACGACATGGAGATCAGAGAAATGAAAGATCAAGTCAAAGAACTTGTCGGTCTCTTACGGCAAAGCGagatgaagagaaaagaagttgaGAAGGAGCTAAAAGTGAGAGAGCAAGCTGTTGGAACCACATTGGCTACACCACCATCT GGAGACTCCCCAAATCCATCGAAACAATATGTCGAAGACATGAAGGGGCCCTTATCTCCAGTGTCTAAACAGCTAAAATACACGCCAGGGGTTGCCAATGGTTTGGTGAGGGAATCAGCAGCATTTGTAGATCAGGGTAGAAGG GACAAGCTTCTGGAAAGTTATGGAGGTGGAAAAGAAGTCATCATCAGTGGCTACTACAATTCAAGTGGAAGTGGCAGAAACCATGGAGACTTTCAGAATGGATAG
- the LOC114414739 gene encoding kinesin-like protein KIN-4A isoform X1, giving the protein MEAGEDCCVKVAVHVRPLIADEKLQGCKDCVTIVSGKPQVQIGAHSFTFDHVYGSTGSPSSSMFEECVAPLIDGLFQGYNATVLAYGQTGSGKTYTMGTGFKDGCQTGIVPQVMNVLFSKIGTLKHQIDFQLHVSFIEILKEEVRDLLDTSSMSKPETANGHAGKMTSPGKPPIQIRETSNGVITLAGSTEVSVATLKEMAACLEQGSLSRATGSTNMNNQSSRSHAIFTITLEQMRKLNIPGDSCSNDTMNEEYLCAKLHLVDLAGSERAKRTGSDGLRFKEGVHINKGLLALGNVISALGDEKKRKEGVHVPYRDSKLTRLLQDSLGGNSRTVMIACISPADINAEETLNTLKYANRARNIQNKPVINRDPMSNEMLKMRQQLEYLQAELCARAGASSEEVQVLKERITWLEAANEDLCRELHEYRSRCPIVEQSEREAYDGSTYIVKTDAVKRSLPITEAEYPMSETVGDSREMEEVAKEWEHTLLQNSMDRELHELNKRLQQKESEMKLFGISDAEVLKQHFGRKIMELEDEKRVVQRERDCLLAEVENLAANTDGQTQKLEDIHAQKLKTLEAQILDLKKKQESQVQLLKQKQKSDEAAKRLQDEIQCIKAQKVQLQQRIKQEAEQFRQWKASREKELLQLKKEGRRNEYERHKLQALNHRQKLVLQRKTEEAAMATKRLKELLEARKTSSRETLVTMNGSGANGQGNEKSLQRWLDHELEVMVKEHEVRFEYEKQSQVRAALAEELAMLKQVNEFAAKGLSPPRKNGFARASSMSPNARMAKIASLENMLSISSNSLVAMASQLSEAEERERAFSNRGRWNQLRSMGEAKNLLQYMFNSVADARCQLWENDMEIREMKDQVKELVGLLRQSEMKRKEVEKELKVREQAVGTTLATPPSGDSPNPSKQYVEDMKGPLSPVSKQLKYTPGVANGLVRESAAFVDQGRRMVPIGQLSMKKLTIVGQASGKLWRWKRSHHQWLLQFKWKWQKPWRLSEWIGHSDETIMRTKPRSQPLPRIR; this is encoded by the exons ATGGAAGCAGGGGAAGATTGCTGCGTCAAGGTCGCAGTTCATGTACGGCCACTCATCGCCGACGAGAAGCTTCAAGGATGCAAAGACTGCGTCACCATCGTTTCAGGGAAGCCGCAG GTACAAATTGGTGCCCACTCCTTTACATTTGATCATGTCTATGGAAGCACCGGTTCTCCCTCAAGTTCCATGTTTGAAGAATGCGTTGCTCCCCTTATTGATGGTTTGTTTCAAGGATATAATGCTACTGTTCTCGCATATGGTCAG ACAGGTTCTGGGAAAACGTACACCATGGGAACTGGCTTTAAAGATGGTTGTCAAACAGGAATAGTACCCCAAGTTATGAATGTTTTGTTTAGCAAAATTGGGACCCTAAAGCACCAGATTGATTTTCAGTTGCATGTTTCCTTTATTGAG attctaaaagaagaagtaagagaCTTGCTGGATACCTCCTCCATGAGTAAACCAGAAACTGCAAACGGACATGCAGGAAAAATGACCTCTCCTGGGAAGCCACCAATACAAATTCGTGAGACATCAAATGGTGTCATCACCCTTGCAGGATCTACTGAAGTTAGTGTAGCAACACTAAAAGAAATGGCTGCTTGCTTGGAGCAGGGATCATTGAGCAGAGCAACTGGGAGCACAAATATGAACAACCAATCTAG TCGATCTCACGCCATCTTTACCATCACACTAGAGCAAATGCGCAAGCTCAATATTCCTGGTGACAGCTGTTCAAATGATACCATGAATGAAGAGTATCTTTGTGCCAAGTTGCACTTAGTAGATCTTGCTGGATCAGAACGAGCTAAAAGAACAGGTTCAGATGGTCTGCGTTTTAAGGAAG GAGTTCACATTAACAAAGGCCTCCTAGCACTTGGTAATGTTATTAGTGCACTTGGTGACGAAAAGAAGCGAAAGGAAGGTGTTCATGTTCCATATAGGGATAGTAAACTTACAAGGCTTTTGCAG GATTCACTAGGAGGTAACAGCAGAACTGTCATGATAG CCTGCATAAGTCCTGCTGATATTAATGCTGAGGAAACCCTTAACACTTTGAAGTATGCAAATCGTGCACGCAACATCCAAAATAAGCCTGTT ATCAATAGAGACCCCATGTCCAATGAGATGCTAAAAATGCGACAACAACTAGAGTATTTGCAGGCAGAACTTTGTGCTCGTGCTGGCGCCTCTTCTGAGGAAGTTCAG GTCCTTAAGGAAAGAATTACTTGGCTTGAAGCTGCTAATGAAGATCTTTGCCGTGAACTTCATGAATACCGTAGTAGATGCCCTATTGTAGAACAAAGTGAAAGGGAAGCTTAT GATGGTAGCACATACATTGTGAAGACTGATGCAGTTAAGAGGAGCTTACCTATCACAGAAGCTGAATATCCAATGAGTGAAACTGTGG GTGATTCTAGGGAAATGGAAGAAGTAGCAAAAGAGTGGGAGCACACACTTCTCCAGAATAGTATGGATAGAGAGTTACATGAATTGAATAAACGCTTGCAGCAGAAAGAG TCTGAGATGAAGCTTTTTGGAATATCTGATGCTGAAGTACTCAAGCAGCACTTTGGAAGAAAGATAATGGAATTAGAGGATGAGAAGAGAGTAGTGCAG agagagagagattgtcTTTTGGCTGAAGTTGAAAATCTTGCTGCCAATACTGATGGACAAACACAGAAATTAGAGGATATCCATGCCCAAAAATTGAAAACACTTGAAGCACAG ATTCTGGAtctgaagaagaagcaagagagTCAGGTCCAACTTCTGAAGCAAAAGCAAAAAAGTGATGAAGCAGCAAAGAGACTGCAAGATGAAATACAGTGTATAAAAGCCCAAAAG GTTCAACTGCAGCAAAGGATAAAACAAGAAGCCGAACAGTTTCGGCAGTGGAAAGCGTCTAGAGAGAAAGAGCTGTTGCAA TTAAAGAAGGAGGGAAGAAGAAATGAGTATGAAAGACACAAGCTGCAGGCTTTGAATCATCGGCAGAAATTG GTTCTTCAGAGAAAAACTGAAGAAGCTGCAATGGCCACCAAGAGGTTAAAGGAGTTGCTAGAAGCACGTAAAACTTCCAGCCGAGAAACTTTAG ttACAATGAATGGAAGTGGAGCAAATGGTCAG GGCAATGAGAAGTCTTTACAGCGGTGGCTTGATCATGAACTAGAAGTCATGGTAAAAGAGCATGAAGTCCGTTTTGAGTATGAGAAACAGAGCCAAGT GCGAGCTGCCCTTGCAGAGGAATTAGCCATGCTGAAGCAAGTAAATGAGTTTGCTGCAAAGGGTCTCAGTCCTCCAAGAAAGAATGGATTTGCcag GGCATCCTCCATGTCACCAAATgcaagaatggccaaaatagcTTCACTTGAAAACATGCTGAGCATATCATCTAATTCACTTGTGGCAATGGCTTCTCAACTTTCCGAGGCAGAAGAAAGAGAACGAGCCTTCTCAAATCGTGGACGCTGGAATCAGCTGCGCTCTATGGGAGAAGCCAAGAATTTGCTTCAATATATGTTTAATTCTGTTGCAGATGCTAG GTGCCAACTCTGGGAGAACGACATGGAGATCAGAGAAATGAAAGATCAAGTCAAAGAACTTGTCGGTCTCTTACGGCAAAGCGagatgaagagaaaagaagttgaGAAGGAGCTAAAAGTGAGAGAGCAAGCTGTTGGAACCACATTGGCTACACCACCATCT GGAGACTCCCCAAATCCATCGAAACAATATGTCGAAGACATGAAGGGGCCCTTATCTCCAGTGTCTAAACAGCTAAAATACACGCCAGGGGTTGCCAATGGTTTGGTGAGGGAATCAGCAGCATTTGTAGATCAGGGTAGAAGG ATGGTACCCATCGGACAGCTGTCAATGAAAAAACTAACAATTGTAGGACAAGCTTCTGGAAAGTTATGGAGGTGGAAAAGAAGTCATCATCAGTGGCTACTACAATTCAAGTGGAAGTGGCAGAAACCATGGAGACTTTCAGAATGGATAGGACACAGTGATGAGACAATCATGAGAACAAAACCACGCTCACAGCCTTTGCCACGTATCAGGTGA